One Paraburkholderia dioscoreae DNA segment encodes these proteins:
- a CDS encoding orotate phosphoribosyltransferase, with protein sequence MTGFDRQTISDTTAKMLLEVQAVHFNAEKPYIFTSGWASPVYIDCRKLISYPRVRRGLMEMAETTILRDVGYEQIDAVAGGETAGIPFAAWLSDRLMVPMQYVRKKPKGFGRNAQIEGLLTEGQRVLLVEDLTTDSRSKINFINALRTAGATVNHCFVLFHYNIFKESVSVLKDIDVDLHALATWWDVLRVAKENKYFDTRTLDEVEKFLHAPAEWSAAHGGATSTPQ encoded by the coding sequence TCCGACACGACCGCCAAGATGCTGCTGGAAGTACAGGCAGTGCACTTCAACGCGGAGAAACCGTACATTTTCACGTCCGGCTGGGCGAGCCCGGTTTATATCGACTGCCGCAAGCTGATCTCGTATCCTCGCGTGCGCCGCGGTCTGATGGAAATGGCCGAGACCACGATCCTGCGCGATGTCGGTTATGAACAGATCGACGCGGTCGCCGGTGGTGAAACCGCCGGTATCCCGTTCGCGGCGTGGCTCTCCGATCGCCTGATGGTGCCGATGCAATACGTGCGCAAGAAGCCGAAGGGTTTCGGCCGTAACGCGCAGATCGAAGGCCTGCTGACCGAAGGCCAACGCGTGCTGCTGGTCGAAGACCTGACCACGGATAGCCGCAGCAAGATCAACTTCATCAACGCGCTGCGCACCGCCGGCGCCACCGTGAATCACTGCTTCGTGCTGTTCCACTACAACATCTTCAAGGAAAGCGTGTCGGTGCTGAAAGACATCGACGTCGATCTGCACGCGCTCGCCACATGGTGGGACGTGTTGCGCGTTGCCAAGGAAAACAAGTACTTCGACACCAGGACGCTCGACGAAGTGGAAAAATTCCTGCACGCGCCGGCTGAATGGTCGGCTGCACATGGCGGCGCAACCTCGACGCCGCAATAA
- a CDS encoding response regulator, which produces MQDPVRVVVADDHPVILFGAEQALLKFPGLQVVARARQSTELIKVLQTIACDVLVTDLAMPGGQYGDGLPLIGYLRRNFPNLPIVVLTMLENAALLKRLSELGVTSVVNKSDDLSHIGLAVQHVSRNLEYMSPSVKASLDALRMNAGGKNDEVMLSKRELEVVRLFVSGMTIKEISEQLNRSIKTISTQKNTAMRKLGIERDSELFQYAQSNGLLNLSSHSTDAPDGVS; this is translated from the coding sequence ATGCAAGATCCAGTCAGGGTCGTGGTCGCTGACGACCATCCGGTTATTCTGTTCGGCGCCGAGCAGGCTTTGCTCAAGTTTCCTGGTCTGCAAGTGGTCGCCCGTGCACGACAGTCAACCGAATTGATCAAGGTGCTGCAAACCATTGCCTGCGACGTGCTCGTCACGGATCTGGCAATGCCGGGCGGCCAATATGGCGACGGCTTGCCGCTGATCGGCTATCTACGCCGCAATTTCCCCAACCTTCCCATCGTCGTATTGACGATGCTCGAGAACGCCGCGTTGCTCAAGCGGCTGAGCGAACTCGGCGTAACGTCGGTCGTCAACAAGTCGGACGATCTGAGCCACATCGGGCTCGCGGTGCAGCACGTCAGCCGCAACCTCGAATACATGAGCCCGTCGGTCAAGGCGTCGCTGGATGCATTGCGCATGAACGCCGGCGGCAAGAACGACGAAGTCATGTTGTCCAAACGTGAGCTGGAAGTGGTGCGCCTGTTCGTGTCCGGCATGACGATCAAGGAAATCTCGGAGCAACTCAACCGCAGCATCAAAACGATCAGCACGCAGAAGAACACCGCCATGCGCAAACTCGGCATCGAGCGGGATTCCGAGTTGTTCCAGTACGCGCAGAGCAACGGCTTGCTGAACCTGTCGTCGCATTCAACGGACGCACCCGATGGGGTGTCTTAA
- a CDS encoding YbhB/YbcL family Raf kinase inhibitor-like protein has translation MRSRCLVVSNASPFRRLPSLPCAMLGLALLAAQGPHAFAEGAFALTSASFHAGGTVEAAQVFNQGDCKGGNRSPQLSWRDAPPGTRSFAVTMFDQDAPGRGWWHWSVAGIPATVVSLPENASASGFLSKLGAVEARNDFDTDGYGGPCPPPGKPHRYIITVYALSTADLRLAQGRPALMFDHEISTATLGSARMVVSYGR, from the coding sequence ATGCGCTCGCGTTGCCTGGTCGTTTCCAATGCTTCGCCGTTCCGCCGTTTGCCGTCCCTTCCCTGCGCCATGCTGGGCCTCGCGCTATTGGCAGCGCAAGGGCCGCACGCCTTCGCCGAGGGTGCGTTCGCGTTGACCAGCGCCAGCTTCCACGCGGGCGGCACGGTGGAGGCCGCTCAGGTTTTCAATCAGGGCGACTGCAAAGGCGGCAACCGCTCGCCGCAACTTTCCTGGCGCGACGCGCCGCCCGGCACGCGCAGCTTCGCGGTCACCATGTTCGATCAGGATGCGCCGGGCCGCGGATGGTGGCACTGGTCGGTTGCGGGTATTCCGGCTACGGTCGTCAGCTTGCCGGAGAACGCGAGTGCTTCCGGGTTCCTCAGCAAACTGGGCGCGGTCGAAGCGCGCAACGACTTCGATACCGACGGCTACGGCGGCCCGTGTCCGCCGCCGGGCAAGCCGCATCGCTACATCATCACCGTTTATGCGCTGAGCACCGCCGATCTGCGTCTCGCGCAAGGCCGCCCCGCGCTCATGTTCGACCACGAAATCAGCACGGCCACGCTCGGCAGTGCGCGGATGGTGGTCAGTTACGGACGCTAG
- a CDS encoding flavodoxin family protein: MSKIVIVYHSGYGHTKKVAEAVLAGTVEAGADAKLLPVGEIDDAAWAELAAADAIIFGAPTYMGGPSADFKKFADASSKPWFGQTWKDKIAAGFTNSATMNGDKFSTIQYFVTLAMQHSMIWAGTGMMPSNTKAATRNDLNYVGGFTGLLTQSPADASPEEAPPPGDLETARMFGARVAAVTARWIAAAR, from the coding sequence ATGTCGAAGATCGTCATCGTTTATCACAGTGGCTACGGCCACACGAAAAAAGTCGCCGAGGCCGTGCTCGCAGGCACCGTCGAAGCCGGCGCGGACGCGAAGCTGCTGCCGGTCGGCGAGATCGACGACGCGGCCTGGGCCGAACTGGCCGCGGCCGACGCCATCATCTTCGGCGCGCCGACGTACATGGGCGGCCCTTCCGCCGACTTCAAAAAATTCGCCGACGCGAGCTCGAAGCCATGGTTCGGACAGACGTGGAAGGACAAGATCGCGGCCGGCTTCACCAATTCGGCGACCATGAACGGCGACAAGTTCTCGACGATCCAGTACTTCGTCACGCTGGCCATGCAGCACAGCATGATCTGGGCGGGCACCGGCATGATGCCGTCGAACACCAAGGCAGCGACTCGCAACGACCTGAACTACGTGGGTGGCTTTACCGGACTGCTTACGCAGTCGCCGGCCGACGCGTCGCCGGAAGAAGCACCGCCCCCCGGCGATCTGGAAACGGCGCGCATGTTCGGCGCACGCGTGGCCGCGGTCACGGCGCGCTGGATCGCCGCGGCGCGCTGA
- the argC gene encoding N-acetyl-gamma-glutamyl-phosphate reductase has translation MSTKVFVDGQEGTTGLKIFEYLSQRADVEILRIEEAKRKDLEERRRLINASNVTFLCLPDVASRESASLVENDRTVLIDASTAFRTSADWAYGLPELARSQRERLRTAKRIAVPGCHASAFVLAMRPLVEAGVVAPEFAAHAYSITGYSGGGKKMIADYEAGGNNKLKSPRPYALGLTHKHLPEMAAHTGLKSAPVFTPIVGDFYKGLAVTTFFSPNQLAKKATPQDVQALFAEYYAGEAFVHVAPFDAEANLDSGFFDVQANNDTNRVDLFVFGNEERFVTVTRLDNLGKGASGAAIQCMNLAIGANEESGLKR, from the coding sequence ATGAGCACGAAAGTTTTTGTCGACGGACAGGAAGGCACGACCGGCCTGAAGATTTTCGAATACCTGTCGCAACGCGCCGACGTTGAGATCCTGCGTATCGAAGAAGCGAAACGCAAAGACCTCGAAGAGCGCCGTCGTCTCATCAACGCGTCGAACGTGACGTTCCTGTGTCTGCCGGACGTCGCCTCGCGCGAGTCTGCCTCGCTAGTCGAGAACGATCGCACCGTGCTGATCGACGCCAGCACCGCGTTCCGCACTTCCGCCGATTGGGCCTACGGCCTGCCCGAACTGGCGCGCTCGCAACGCGAGCGTCTGCGCACGGCGAAACGCATTGCCGTGCCGGGGTGCCATGCGTCGGCCTTCGTGCTCGCCATGCGTCCGCTGGTCGAAGCAGGCGTGGTGGCGCCCGAGTTCGCCGCGCATGCCTACTCGATTACCGGCTACAGCGGCGGCGGCAAGAAAATGATTGCCGACTACGAAGCCGGCGGCAACAACAAGCTCAAGAGCCCGCGTCCATATGCGCTCGGTCTCACGCACAAGCATTTGCCGGAAATGGCCGCGCATACGGGCCTGAAGTCGGCGCCGGTCTTCACGCCGATCGTCGGCGACTTCTACAAGGGACTCGCGGTCACCACGTTCTTCTCGCCGAACCAACTGGCGAAGAAAGCAACGCCGCAAGACGTGCAGGCGCTGTTCGCCGAGTACTACGCGGGCGAAGCCTTCGTACACGTTGCCCCGTTCGACGCGGAAGCGAACCTCGACAGCGGCTTCTTCGACGTGCAGGCGAACAACGACACCAATCGCGTCGACCTGTTCGTGTTCGGCAACGAAGAGCGCTTCGTGACCGTCACGCGGCTGGACAACCTGGGCAAGGGCGCTTCGGGCGCGGCCATCCAGTGCATGAACCTCGCGATCGGCGCCAATGAAGAAAGCGGCCTGAAACGCTGA
- a CDS encoding DUF2957 domain-containing protein, with the protein MSHAITRGLAMAIATAPFLIACGGGKADNPGPVNPAQCSGASCGVQGPPPSGAGAAALCPATADIVKSTFLGGAGSGEVVQLNIDATAMTYTLKWLKSPIPLTSADVTITREGTQITGAVIHPPTGMLPTAEQTRCAFILGKGTGTAPADGSTYTTPDFVNNPNPPMILVGQGVAGGGIPGATVEYDGLTIVPGIIDHVGAVPNRHFDFYPFLGFASTTTDITRLAGTYNGLLYHLVPSGSYAATATNTVETFDAAGNCTGSNPANAAFTPSASGCLTTGTAWTANGSGYFDSQNAPQIGAQLKLPPLNQPSGVSAQAHMILGQINGATVPLVIRTGSVNLGTAALLHADAKVDDESGIAMLAAATPLASGGFDGGYVGADSNFRYTAALIQGGVGTFINPSTSAAEDGFGLGYSLPSPGLVGVQQANGQTGLAIASGGLYAIEIQGTVNGGVAPTSQLSSTASSAPYFGIGAQISK; encoded by the coding sequence ATGTCGCACGCCATTACTCGAGGCCTGGCGATGGCCATTGCCACGGCCCCATTCCTGATCGCCTGCGGTGGCGGCAAGGCCGACAATCCAGGCCCGGTCAACCCAGCGCAATGTTCGGGCGCGAGCTGCGGCGTGCAAGGTCCGCCACCCTCGGGAGCCGGCGCGGCTGCGTTGTGTCCCGCGACTGCCGACATCGTCAAGAGCACGTTCCTGGGCGGGGCGGGTAGCGGCGAAGTCGTGCAACTGAACATCGATGCGACAGCGATGACCTACACGCTGAAGTGGCTCAAGTCACCGATCCCGCTGACCAGCGCCGACGTCACGATCACGCGCGAAGGCACCCAGATCACCGGTGCGGTGATTCATCCGCCGACCGGCATGCTGCCGACTGCGGAGCAAACCCGTTGCGCCTTCATTCTCGGCAAAGGCACCGGCACCGCGCCCGCAGACGGCTCCACTTACACGACACCCGACTTCGTCAACAACCCGAACCCGCCGATGATTCTGGTCGGCCAGGGCGTGGCCGGCGGAGGTATTCCGGGCGCGACCGTCGAGTACGACGGATTGACCATCGTTCCCGGCATCATCGATCACGTTGGCGCAGTGCCGAACCGGCACTTCGACTTCTATCCGTTCCTCGGTTTCGCCAGCACGACGACCGACATCACCAGGCTGGCCGGCACCTACAACGGTTTGCTGTACCACCTCGTGCCGTCCGGCTCGTACGCGGCGACGGCCACCAACACGGTCGAAACCTTCGACGCGGCCGGCAACTGCACGGGCTCGAATCCGGCGAACGCGGCCTTCACGCCGAGCGCGAGCGGCTGCCTGACGACCGGCACGGCGTGGACCGCCAATGGCAGCGGTTACTTCGACAGCCAGAACGCACCGCAGATCGGCGCGCAGCTCAAGCTGCCGCCGCTGAACCAGCCGAGCGGCGTGTCCGCGCAGGCGCACATGATTCTCGGCCAGATCAATGGCGCGACGGTGCCGCTCGTCATTCGCACGGGTTCCGTGAATCTGGGTACGGCCGCCTTGCTGCACGCCGACGCCAAGGTCGACGACGAGTCCGGCATCGCGATGCTCGCGGCGGCCACGCCGCTTGCATCCGGCGGCTTCGACGGCGGCTACGTGGGTGCCGACTCCAACTTCAGGTACACCGCGGCATTGATCCAGGGCGGCGTCGGCACTTTCATCAACCCGTCGACTTCCGCAGCGGAAGACGGCTTCGGTCTCGGCTACAGCTTGCCGAGCCCGGGACTGGTTGGTGTGCAGCAGGCGAACGGTCAGACCGGCCTCGCGATCGCTTCCGGCGGGCTGTACGCCATCGAGATTCAAGGGACCGTGAATGGCGGTGTAGCGCCGACGTCGCAACTCAGCAGCACGGCTTCGAGCGCTCCTTACTTCGGCATTGGCGCGCAAATCAGCAAGTGA
- a CDS encoding DUF2957 domain-containing protein, with the protein MKWRILSVLALAAPLLGACGGGGGGDGPVTEVRLCPASLDYGTVFTGGGGDGELVKLQLDTTKMTWQINYIESPIPATTGTVVPTRAGQSASGTLTQETMLPTNKLNQCAFRLNGASLDPNRPARIFVGEGVAGGTIPGAEISFGGILGVGAVPDTKFPYYPFIGFSSIETNLANVAGTYNQLGYHQVPSQNFAPVAVDSKITINADGTWTECDNSGINAGKCQQPGGNFAQSADGSGAFQTNNFLGQAKPTLATTPEARGYMIVGKLRNQLVPILVRTGAANSSVTVPQNGALGPYADDESGISILAPQSAIAVNSQNGEYIGVDSQFDYRTTALEGAEATLLDPFNASQASLATALNLDFTQAVPGVVTTTQVGASTGTTPTGKMIFTGGVFGYLDLTNAASPYFTIGAFVQ; encoded by the coding sequence ATGAAATGGAGAATCCTTTCGGTGCTCGCTCTTGCTGCACCGTTGCTGGGGGCATGTGGTGGCGGCGGCGGTGGTGACGGGCCGGTGACGGAAGTGCGTCTGTGCCCTGCGTCGCTGGACTACGGTACGGTATTCACGGGCGGCGGCGGTGACGGCGAACTGGTCAAGCTGCAACTCGATACGACCAAGATGACCTGGCAGATCAATTACATCGAGTCGCCGATTCCTGCCACCACCGGCACCGTCGTCCCGACGCGCGCCGGGCAATCAGCCAGCGGCACGCTGACCCAGGAAACCATGCTGCCGACCAACAAGCTCAACCAGTGCGCGTTCCGCCTGAACGGCGCGAGTCTCGACCCGAATCGTCCGGCACGGATTTTTGTGGGCGAAGGCGTGGCGGGCGGCACGATTCCGGGCGCCGAAATTTCGTTCGGCGGGATTCTCGGCGTGGGCGCCGTGCCGGACACCAAGTTCCCGTACTACCCGTTCATCGGCTTCTCGTCGATTGAAACGAATCTCGCGAACGTGGCCGGCACGTACAACCAGCTCGGCTATCACCAGGTGCCGTCGCAAAACTTCGCGCCGGTCGCGGTCGATTCAAAGATCACGATCAACGCGGACGGTACGTGGACCGAGTGCGACAACTCCGGCATCAACGCTGGCAAGTGTCAGCAGCCCGGCGGCAATTTCGCGCAATCTGCGGACGGCAGCGGCGCGTTCCAGACCAACAACTTCCTGGGCCAGGCGAAGCCCACGCTCGCAACGACTCCGGAAGCGCGCGGCTACATGATCGTCGGCAAGCTGCGTAACCAGCTGGTGCCGATCCTCGTGCGCACGGGCGCGGCGAACTCGTCGGTGACCGTGCCGCAAAACGGCGCGCTCGGACCGTACGCCGACGATGAGTCGGGCATCTCGATCCTGGCGCCGCAGAGCGCGATCGCGGTGAACTCGCAGAACGGTGAGTACATCGGCGTGGATAGCCAGTTCGACTACCGCACCACCGCGCTCGAAGGCGCCGAAGCCACGCTGCTCGATCCGTTCAACGCATCGCAGGCATCGCTTGCGACGGCGCTGAATCTGGACTTCACGCAAGCCGTGCCGGGTGTGGTGACGACGACGCAAGTGGGCGCATCGACCGGCACCACACCGACCGGAAAAATGATCTTCACGGGCGGCGTGTTCGGCTACCTCGATCTGACCAACGCGGCCTCGCCATATTTCACGATCGGTGCCTTCGTCCAGTAA
- a CDS encoding OmpW/AlkL family protein — MKRICFALLAACLCASAHAQHAGDNVAVLGWFHVMPQDSSTPLTTNVAPTPINTPLRLPSSFTSPGTSLSTKSADTVGLVFSHYLTDHIAVTTVAGVPPVFKIYGHGVIKPPGPAGALGQQDLGDPQSNPIVKSVRQWSPALLFQYYFNAPTAKFRPFVGVGVSYNWFSDIQLSQNFIQSTQNNLGAVLAAGAGKPGQTQVSAKASSSWAPVFNAGLAYNITDHWGLVASVTYIPLKTTSSVIIKAADGTELGVSKAELKADPIISFLAVSYKF, encoded by the coding sequence ATGAAAAGAATCTGTTTCGCGTTACTGGCCGCCTGCCTGTGCGCCAGCGCGCACGCCCAGCATGCGGGCGACAACGTCGCGGTCCTCGGCTGGTTTCACGTCATGCCGCAGGATTCGAGCACGCCGCTCACCACCAATGTCGCGCCGACGCCGATCAACACGCCGTTGCGCCTGCCGAGTTCGTTCACGTCGCCCGGTACGAGCCTGTCGACCAAAAGCGCCGATACGGTCGGTCTGGTATTCAGCCATTACCTCACCGATCACATTGCGGTGACGACGGTGGCAGGTGTGCCGCCGGTGTTCAAGATCTATGGGCACGGCGTCATCAAACCGCCGGGACCGGCCGGCGCGCTCGGCCAGCAGGATCTGGGCGATCCGCAGTCCAATCCGATCGTCAAGAGCGTGCGCCAGTGGAGCCCGGCGCTGCTGTTCCAGTACTACTTCAACGCGCCGACGGCGAAATTCCGGCCGTTCGTCGGCGTCGGCGTGTCGTATAACTGGTTCTCCGACATTCAGCTGAGCCAGAACTTCATCCAGTCGACGCAGAACAACCTCGGCGCGGTGCTGGCCGCCGGTGCGGGCAAGCCGGGGCAGACGCAGGTGTCGGCGAAGGCGTCGTCATCATGGGCGCCGGTGTTCAATGCGGGGCTCGCATACAACATCACCGATCACTGGGGCCTCGTGGCATCGGTCACTTACATTCCGCTGAAGACGACCTCGTCGGTCATCATCAAGGCGGCGGACGGCACGGAACTGGGGGTGTCGAAGGCGGAACTGAAGGCCGATCCGATCATTTCTTTCCTCGCCGTCTCGTACAAGTTCTGA
- a CDS encoding LysE family translocator, producing MSLHTWWLFVATVFVVSAIPGPNMLLVMTHGAQHGLRRSSATMAGCLSALVLMLAVSAAGLGVFLEAWPAMFNALRMIGAAYLVYLGIKAWRAPADEAAASDADDLAAKPARSRLALFRNGFLVAGSNPKAILFAAALLPQFIDAAQPKLPQFGVLVATFAVIEVSWYLVYAGFGTRIGARLKSRSVARMFNRLTGGVFVGFGAMMALVRH from the coding sequence ATGAGTCTGCATACCTGGTGGCTGTTCGTCGCCACTGTCTTTGTCGTTTCTGCGATTCCCGGTCCGAACATGCTGCTCGTGATGACGCACGGCGCCCAGCACGGCCTGCGCCGCTCCAGCGCGACGATGGCGGGTTGCCTGTCGGCGCTGGTGCTGATGCTGGCGGTATCGGCCGCGGGGCTCGGCGTCTTTCTCGAAGCCTGGCCGGCCATGTTCAACGCGCTGCGGATGATCGGCGCGGCCTACCTCGTGTATCTCGGCATCAAGGCGTGGCGCGCGCCGGCCGACGAAGCCGCCGCCAGCGACGCCGACGACCTGGCCGCGAAGCCCGCACGTTCGCGCCTGGCGCTGTTCCGCAACGGCTTTCTCGTCGCAGGCAGCAATCCCAAGGCGATTCTGTTCGCCGCGGCGCTGTTGCCGCAATTCATCGACGCCGCGCAACCCAAGCTGCCGCAATTCGGTGTGCTCGTCGCCACCTTCGCCGTGATCGAAGTGAGCTGGTATCTGGTGTACGCGGGTTTTGGCACGCGTATCGGCGCGAGGTTGAAAAGCCGCAGCGTCGCGCGGATGTTCAATCGGCTGACTGGCGGCGTGTTTGTCGGATTCGGCGCGATGATGGCGCTGGTGCGCCACTGA
- a CDS encoding NAD(P)-dependent oxidoreductase codes for MDIGFIGLGEMGAAMVANILKAGHQVRVWNRSPERAQPLVDAGARIVATPAEAFAGDAVFSMLADDSALREVITATLLEHAPRGLTHVNMATISVALAEELATAHASRGIHYVAAPVLGRPDVAAAGKLTIVAGGPAESIDRVQPIFDAIGQKTWRIGSLPQQANVMKLAANFMLGAAVETLGEAATLVTGHGLAMQDFLDVITSGLFPGPVYSGYGKLIAEQRYEPALFKARLGLKDIRLALAAADAVTTPLPIASVVRDSLIEAVAHGDGEKDFAVLGQVAARRAGR; via the coding sequence ATGGACATCGGTTTTATCGGTCTCGGCGAGATGGGCGCCGCGATGGTTGCAAACATTTTGAAAGCCGGGCATCAGGTGCGCGTGTGGAACCGCTCACCGGAACGCGCGCAACCGCTCGTCGACGCAGGCGCGCGGATTGTCGCGACGCCGGCCGAAGCGTTTGCGGGCGACGCCGTGTTCTCGATGCTCGCCGACGACAGCGCGTTGCGCGAAGTCATCACCGCCACCCTGCTGGAACATGCTCCGCGCGGGCTCACTCACGTGAACATGGCGACGATTTCCGTGGCGCTGGCCGAGGAACTGGCGACCGCGCACGCGTCGCGCGGTATTCACTACGTGGCCGCGCCGGTGCTGGGCCGGCCCGATGTCGCGGCGGCGGGCAAGCTGACCATTGTGGCGGGCGGACCGGCCGAGTCGATCGACCGCGTTCAGCCGATTTTCGACGCGATCGGCCAGAAGACCTGGCGGATCGGGTCGCTGCCGCAGCAGGCGAACGTCATGAAGCTGGCCGCCAACTTCATGCTCGGTGCAGCGGTCGAGACGCTCGGCGAAGCGGCCACGCTGGTGACCGGGCACGGTCTGGCCATGCAGGATTTCCTCGACGTCATTACAAGCGGCCTGTTTCCGGGGCCGGTCTATTCGGGCTACGGCAAGCTGATCGCCGAGCAGCGCTACGAGCCGGCGCTGTTCAAGGCGCGACTCGGCCTGAAGGACATCCGTCTTGCACTGGCAGCGGCCGATGCCGTGACCACACCGCTGCCGATCGCCAGCGTGGTGCGCGACAGCCTGATTGAAGCCGTAGCTCACGGTGATGGTGAGAAGGATTTCGCGGTGTTGGGGCAAGTCGCCGCACGGCGAGCCGGGCGCTGA
- a CDS encoding Mut7-C RNAse domain-containing protein codes for MVTATFRFYEELNDFLARPLRRRAFSYACAPGATAKHMIEALGVPHTEVELILVNGESVGFNHPLADGDRIAVYPKFEALDIQPLLRVRERPLRVVRFIADAHLGGLAPLLRLAGFDTLYDNHFPDADIEALAAAQQRIVLTRDRELLKRRNITHGCYVRTLRPREQLREVFERLDLAGSAQPFRLCLMCNVPLRRIPKEEVGTRAPDGVLERHAQFVTCDVCRRVFWEGTHWQRMRALMDSVAAAPDRSA; via the coding sequence ATGGTGACCGCGACATTCCGCTTCTACGAGGAGCTGAACGATTTTCTCGCCCGCCCACTGCGCCGGCGCGCGTTCAGTTACGCCTGTGCGCCGGGCGCCACCGCCAAGCACATGATCGAAGCGCTCGGCGTGCCGCACACCGAAGTCGAACTGATTCTGGTCAATGGCGAATCGGTCGGTTTCAATCATCCCCTCGCGGACGGCGATCGCATAGCCGTCTATCCGAAGTTTGAAGCGCTCGACATCCAGCCGCTCCTGCGCGTACGCGAGCGGCCGCTGCGCGTGGTGCGTTTCATCGCCGACGCGCATCTGGGCGGCCTCGCGCCGCTCCTGCGGCTCGCCGGCTTCGATACGCTGTACGACAATCACTTTCCCGACGCCGACATCGAAGCACTTGCCGCTGCGCAACAGCGCATCGTCCTGACGCGCGACCGCGAGTTATTGAAACGCCGCAACATCACGCATGGCTGCTACGTCCGCACGCTCAGGCCGCGCGAACAATTGCGCGAAGTGTTTGAACGGCTCGATCTGGCCGGCAGCGCGCAACCGTTCCGCCTGTGTCTGATGTGCAATGTGCCGCTACGGCGTATCCCCAAGGAGGAAGTCGGCACGCGCGCTCCCGACGGCGTACTGGAAAGGCATGCCCAGTTCGTGACCTGCGACGTGTGCCGTCGCGTGTTCTGGGAGGGTACGCATTGGCAAAGAATGCGCGCGCTGATGGACAGCGTGGCTGCCGCGCCGGACCGGTCCGCGTAA
- a CDS encoding DMT family transporter, with protein MKAETRQHLRANVLMLIAAMIWGSAFVAQRLSLDAIGPFLFTGLRFLLGALVVLTLIVCVRRSALAELSKREPGGARELLGAGVLLGMVLAASISLQQIGLQYTKVANAGFISSLYVVIVPLLGVLFKHRTGIGTWLGAALAAVGMYFLSVNEQFSILYGDWYQLAGALVISIQMMLVGRFALRHDALMLALVQFVTCGLACLVVGLAIEPFSLAVIARAAPTIVYGGALSVGVAYTIQVVAQKHAAPSHAAVIFSMEGVFAALAAWLVLDETMSARALAGCALVLAGLIVCQVMPAWQRGHERLPRASS; from the coding sequence TTGAAAGCCGAAACCCGCCAACACCTGCGTGCCAATGTGCTGATGCTGATCGCTGCGATGATCTGGGGCTCAGCGTTCGTCGCTCAGCGCCTGAGTCTCGATGCGATCGGACCGTTTCTGTTCACCGGACTGCGCTTCCTGCTCGGCGCACTCGTCGTGCTGACGCTGATCGTTTGCGTCCGGCGCTCCGCGCTGGCTGAACTGTCGAAGCGCGAACCCGGCGGCGCACGCGAACTGCTGGGCGCGGGCGTGCTGCTCGGCATGGTGCTGGCCGCCTCGATTTCGCTGCAACAGATCGGCCTGCAATACACGAAGGTCGCCAACGCAGGCTTCATCAGTTCGTTGTACGTGGTAATCGTGCCCTTGCTTGGTGTGCTCTTCAAACATCGCACGGGAATCGGCACGTGGCTCGGTGCGGCGCTCGCCGCGGTCGGCATGTATTTTCTGAGCGTGAACGAGCAGTTTTCGATACTGTACGGCGATTGGTATCAGCTTGCCGGTGCACTCGTGATTTCCATCCAGATGATGCTGGTCGGACGCTTCGCGCTGCGCCACGACGCGCTCATGCTCGCACTCGTGCAGTTCGTGACGTGTGGGCTCGCGTGCCTCGTTGTCGGTCTCGCCATCGAACCGTTCAGTCTTGCGGTAATCGCGCGCGCCGCACCGACTATCGTGTACGGCGGAGCGCTGTCGGTCGGCGTCGCCTATACGATTCAGGTGGTCGCGCAGAAGCATGCGGCGCCGTCGCACGCCGCGGTGATCTTCAGCATGGAAGGCGTATTCGCCGCGCTGGCAGCCTGGCTCGTGCTCGACGAGACAATGTCGGCGCGCGCGCTGGCTGGATGTGCGCTGGTGCTGGCGGGTTTGATCGTGTGTCAGGTGATGCCGGCCTGGCAACGCGGGCATGAACGCTTGCCTCGCGCATCGTCCTGA